A single window of Rhizobium indicum DNA harbors:
- a CDS encoding phosphotransferase-like protein, translating to MSVFVLLLGFPGVGKLTIAKELGSLISAKIVDNHWFNNPILRLLDEDQTAPLPKGVWEYTARVRQAVLDAITAYSGPSANFIFTHAGVEGDERSTRTYQQFVDAAGRRAAVFVPVRLLCAEEELARRVSSPARRDQLKTTDVETSRHRSQEAMVLDIPHQHALTLDVTFMSPLESAAAIRDHVARRRV from the coding sequence ATGAGTGTTTTCGTGTTGCTCTTGGGGTTTCCGGGCGTGGGCAAGCTGACGATCGCCAAAGAACTCGGTTCGCTTATATCAGCAAAGATTGTTGATAATCACTGGTTCAACAACCCGATATTGCGACTCCTCGACGAGGATCAGACCGCTCCGCTGCCTAAGGGTGTCTGGGAATACACGGCAAGAGTCCGGCAGGCCGTCCTGGATGCAATCACCGCCTATAGCGGCCCGTCGGCGAATTTCATCTTCACCCATGCCGGTGTCGAAGGCGATGAGCGGAGCACGCGGACGTACCAACAGTTCGTCGACGCCGCCGGACGGCGCGCCGCGGTCTTCGTGCCGGTGCGATTGCTGTGTGCCGAAGAAGAATTGGCGCGTCGCGTTTCGTCCCCCGCACGGCGCGACCAGTTGAAAACCACCGACGTAGAGACCTCAAGACATCGAAGCCAAGAGGCTATGGTTCTAGATATCCCGCACCAACACGCTCTGACGTTGGATGTGACCTTCATGTCGCCCTTGGAAAGTGCTGCGG